The sequence below is a genomic window from Uranotaenia lowii strain MFRU-FL chromosome 2, ASM2978415v1, whole genome shotgun sequence.
CGGTTAGATTGGTTGAGGTTAACGCATGCAGCCTGATGGTGCACTGAAGGAAAGAAGGCAGCAAACAAGGGAAACCGAACACATCGCTTTTCTAACTGTAGAGTTTTGGTACTAAATAATTTAGCCAATAGAAAAGGAAACGCAAAGCACAACTTCATTTCTACACGCATCTCGAACCAAAAGCAGGATCAAATCACCTACACGTTCAAACATACACACAGACTCGTCTCCATATACAATCTCGGTTTGATGTAGGTATCTTCTTAATGAATAACAGATGATATTATAAAAACGCTACAGGAGAAACATTCATTAAAAAGAAAGTTCTGAAATCTATTTTGTTCCTTTACGTTAGCTCTACGTTGCGATTCGCGAAAATCATCCGAAACCTACCAAAACTCCACTTAGCATAACTTATCAGCAACTTATCAAGTGGCACCGCATTTAGGAATGCATTTCGGCGAACTTCGAGCACATTTCAAATGAATTGCTTTGATCTGGCTGTGAGGTTAGTTGAAATGCAGGCTTGGAAGCATAACGCGTTTATGTGAATAAGCTTTTTTGTCCCGTTGACAACTCTCGCTGTGTTGTTTACATTATGAAGATGCGATCGAACATAACGAAATGCCTATACCTACATTACATATTTGATTGTTTAACTCTATCCACACTGCAATCAGAGGTGAAAAGTATATAGTAAAAATACAGACGgataaataaaactaaaaatcctAAAGCTACCAGAGCACCTACAACTTAACTGTAAACGAACTCCTCTGCATGTCCTGTTGGCTTCTTaactttcatacaaaaaaaaacagtgccgGTTGTCCGACGCTCTGGACACCTAAATGAAAGATATCCACTGTTGGCAATCCGGAGCCACCGCCTGCACTCGATGCCAGTCAAGATTCCCTTCGACAGTTCTAACGTCAGAGGACTTCaaggcctgcctcttcttcgatgtccgtCTGCATTCCAGGATTCCAGTCAAGTGCGTCTCCGTGGATATCTCACCGTATGCCCGATCCATCTATCAGAAAACGGATATCGGCGAAATCGGTAGTCTATTTTACCGGTCCACTCCTGCAATTCggtaattgattattttgacagctttttttACCGAACTTCGTTAGTTCATTCTTGACTTACtgaagtttgtttgttttaatttttagggAAATCGAAAAGCGATTCTctcggttaattttttttagtggaactctttgattttgtttatataCTTATGTTTCGCTCACTTCGTTTCGGATAAATAAAACTGTATTCTTCTCTGTGATCCTTTCGCTATTtatcagtgattgaaatcctcaaccattttctcatcagaggcattcaaaatacacactttgaggcctcgtatagtaatacaggagacgatacatatacattcattcaaacctccccccatgaggaggatctgctccgagagacactatccgttcgctgctcagaacgaactctctcaacgttcggtcgctacatgatgcatgaagaagacgaggcacacatactcatttacgttattgaatttgagggactcaacctcgccgcaaaggttgaggcaacaacgacaacaaccgaacttattgcattgcataggcccgcaacgtatggagcaaggagaggggaggaaaagaaacgaaaaaactagctgcctgcgtgcggttgctgtgcaataatagcaatagcagaaaaacctcgggtattcgatccaggcacaaacgagtagactcgggtttgctctgccttttgcattcggttccctcaagaatgtaacaggagatgagtgagagccattcgtttggttttttggattcgctgcctcgaatgtatattgcttcttgaaggcgggccatatgagagcgtatgcatcatcggttttgtcgtttttgctgcctcaaagcaacctttgcttccgagtaaagcgttgagcgagagatggttgatcaattcatgctcagcaaaattcaatcactgctatTTATTAAAACATGTTTATAATATAACGAATCAAATCACTTTACATTTATTTGAACGatgataaatttattgtttttattaatcatatttattaaagaccctTTAACAATTGTCATTCAGGTCAAGTTGAGATAAATCAAagataatataaaaattcaaacagatTACACATATTGGTATATATTTATACGAAAAACATTGGATGTCCATCGATAATTTCGCTTTTCAACTGCATACGGGAATATTCTTGGGCGAGATTTTCCATATTGAGACGGCGACTgtggaaacaaaagaaaactCAGTATTGTCCCGTCTACGTTACGTCCTCAACTGATACACATTCAAGAAAAGGTACTTACTCTTTTATATAAACTCGACCACGGTAAGCTGCCAAATGGGCATAGTAAGTCGGTGCCGGATAAGAGACGGATCGGTTGCATCTGGCAAACAAGTGGCAGAGATAGTAGGTGGTCGCTTGCAGTTCATCCGGTTTGCAGTTAGCATCGTCGTACAGCACTGCGTATTTGGTGGGTTTGGCCACACCCTGAACGGCGGCGTGCGATATCAGGAAGAATTGGTACTGATTTGGGGTTGTGATATTTTTGTCCACAATTGTTCCTGGAGGGAGATTCTGGTTCTTTCCCTCAGTTGGGCACCTGTCGGCCGGGAAAAATCGCGTGTGATGTCGCTTCTGGACTACTATGAAGGTGATTTTCGGTGCGTACTTTTGGCCAAACTTTGCGATAGCCGCCTGTATGGCCCTCAGTTCATTGGATAGTACTTCTCTGAACTGCCCATCGGAAACCCCATCCCGATAATACATGAGTAACTCGGGCAAGGCATTGTTCTGTTTCTGGAATTGTCGCAGCTGTCGCTCGACTATGTTTTCTAGATCACAGATAATTTCTTCCCGCGGACCTTGCAGgcgataacaaaaattataacggAATCCTTCCAGATCGTAACTGGCTGCTACACCAACGACACTTGGTATATTCGACTGGTCCGGCGATGGATGTGTAACATCAGCTCCGATAAACATCACTTTTTGACGGATCAGTGGAGGTTTGTTGCCAGGTACAATGACGTGATTGCTGCCATTAGTTTTAGCGTTgatctgaaaatgaaaattttcaaatcttgtaGATTTTCTTTGTGCAACAACTTTATCTACAGTCTTGAACttgatgttatttttgtgtttcaagacatacgtttttttttctaaaattctctGTTTACATTATATAGAATACTGAAGTTTGCTTCCTATTGCAAAAAAATTCTCACCGAAAATATCGTTAAATCTAAAAATGCTTACCTTGAGCCAAATGTTGGCGATGGTGCTAGCATCCGTTCGCTTCCTATATATTGTATTCGATTTAATGCATTGCGTTAGAATGCCCAGGCTTAGTTCAGCCTTCTGCTTAACTTTGGCGTAAATGTCTTCCCGGGATTCGGGCACAATAACGAAAACCAgatccaatttttctttttttatatcttcaaGTGTTAGGTCGATCGTCCGATCTCTCGTCCATTGGCGTTGCTCTACATTCGGTTGTCTGTAATGTGTTCTCATATTGAATGGTGACATGGAAATTCCTTGCTTGCCGGACATATTGAAAATACCGTAACCAAACTCCTGAACATTATTTGGCGGTGTTCGTGAATCTAAATTCAGTATGGCCCATGAGAgttctttttttgtaatatcTGTACTTGGGACAATGAATTTTTTATCATCCGCTCTCCATACGCCTCTTAGGGGCATTGGTTTGACCATACTATTGTTGGCGTACAGTAGCCCAGGTGGATTAATTATCCGGCCctcaattgtttcaaaattcgtTCCAACCTTCAAACCAAACTCGTTGACAGTTTTTGATGTATTGTATccgatttgattgaaaatgtccattatttttctctttcttgTTGCAGTGTCCGTTGCAGATTTTCTAATGATGAATTGTGTACATCTATCTGGATGTTTTTTATTCAGCGCTTGACCCCTTGGAACAGTGCACAGCTCCATTGGGAGCATCACATTCCTGACGCTGCTACCAACGTGCATCACCGGCAAATTGGGATATCGCAGAGGTTTTCCTCTTTGTTGGAAATATTGTGCCACCGTCATCTCCATGCCGTCTTGATTCTTAAATTTCTGTTGGTTGGCCGGACCCCGAAGGCCGTTAAATTTATAGAGTTTTTGAACTCCATCCGGCCCATGATACATGATCTCCATGCCTTTCAGATAGTTGTTGAGTTCTTGTTCCGCCCACTGTTGAAGTGGTTCGTTTAGATTGTTGATTCTAGTCAGATCActgagaattttcaatatttcaccTCCACTGGGGAAAGCTTTGTGCG
It includes:
- the LOC129741301 gene encoding protein argonaute-2; the encoded protein is MGKKKGNSNKPEGSGSQQNPQEGQQQHQGGQQQPPSAAQRQQPQQQQPNPQQGQQQQQQPGRNNPRQNKNQNKQQKPQGGQQPEAGQQQPHHQGQQQPHHQGQQQQHQGGQQQPPSAAQRQQPQQQQPNPQGQQQQQQQQPGRNNPRQNKNQNKQQKPQGGQQPEPGQQQPHYQGQQQPHHQGQQQYHQQQGKNQKPQHHQQFQHPQQGQRQQTSTDDQYQPRQQQQQQQQGQGKYQKKQQTQDGQQQQQGKGAWKQRDVQQKQHDQPAQRQPWNKNQQQAEMQRPQQPQSQPEQRQSSVPRSDNSSPSHAAGLERVEENLGAMKLDKQRVHTSNLLPVLQRDNTSGTLGTPIRMEVNYVRLMIEKLIGKAYHYDINIQPMASRIWQRAAFDAFATQVLPNFAFAFDGNKNAYSANRVPADHYKQDVRVSNGGRERTFTVELKEAAVVDLGSLKNYLQNKNLDKPMAAIQCLDVVLRTAYEKNNNFVKFKRSVYMIPKQPEDVGSNHELWYGLFQSAILGSVPYLNIDVSHKAFPSGGEILKILSDLTRINNLNEPLQQWAEQELNNYLKGMEIMYHGPDGVQKLYKFNGLRGPANQQKFKNQDGMEMTVAQYFQQRGKPLRYPNLPVMHVGSSVRNVMLPMELCTVPRGQALNKKHPDRCTQFIIRKSATDTATRKRKIMDIFNQIGYNTSKTVNEFGLKVGTNFETIEGRIINPPGLLYANNSMVKPMPLRGVWRADDKKFIVPSTDITKKELSWAILNLDSRTPPNNVQEFGYGIFNMSGKQGISMSPFNMRTHYRQPNVEQRQWTRDRTIDLTLEDIKKEKLDLVFVIVPESREDIYAKVKQKAELSLGILTQCIKSNTIYRKRTDASTIANIWLKINAKTNGSNHVIVPGNKPPLIRQKVMFIGADVTHPSPDQSNIPSVVGVAASYDLEGFRYNFCYRLQGPREEIICDLENIVERQLRQFQKQNNALPELLMYYRDGVSDGQFREVLSNELRAIQAAIAKFGQKYAPKITFIVVQKRHHTRFFPADRCPTEGKNQNLPPGTIVDKNITTPNQYQFFLISHAAVQGVAKPTKYAVLYDDANCKPDELQATTYYLCHLFARCNRSVSYPAPTYYAHLAAYRGRVYIKDRRLNMENLAQEYSRMQLKSEIIDGHPMFFV